Within Caulobacter segnis, the genomic segment AGCCAGCCATGACCCAGTTCACGATCAACGGCAAAGCTGTCTCCATAGACGCCGACGAGGATACGCCCCTGCTGTGGGTGATCCGCGACGACATCGGCCTGACCGGCACCAAGTTCGGCTGCGGGATCGGCATGTGCGGCGCCTGCACGGTCCATGTCGGCGGGCGAGCGACACGCTCGTGCATCACCCCGCTCAGCGCCGTCGACGGGGCCGAGGTGACGACGATCGAGGGGCTGGACCCGGCCGGCCAACACCCGGTGCAGCAAGCGTGGCTGGAGCTCCAGACCCCGCAATGCGGCTACTGCCAGTCCGGTCAGATCATGCAGGCCGCCGCCATGCTGAAGGACTTTCCCAAGCCTTCGGACCAGGACATCGACGCCACCATGAGCGGCAATCTATGCCGCTGCATGACCTATGCCCGTATCCGCGCGGCCATCAAGCAGGCCGCCGCCGCGATGGAGGTGAAGTCGTGAGCCGGCTGCTTCCCAAGGGCGAGCTGGGCGTTCTGTCGCGCCGCAACTTCCTGATCGCGTCGACGGGCGCGGGACTGGCCTTCGGCTTCTCGGCGCTGGTCGAGGCGGCGATGGATCCAGCCGTTCCCGGCGGCGCGCCGGCGGCCAAGGCCGGGCCGCAGTTCGAGCCCACCCTGTGGTTCGCCATCGATGGCGATGGCATCGTCACCGTCAACATCATCCGCGCCGAGATGGGCCAGCACGTGGGCACGGCGCTGGCCCGCATTCTCGCCGACGAACTGGACGTAGCCTGGGACAAGGTGCGCATCGTCCATGTCGACACCGATCCCAAGTGGGGGCTGATGGTCACCGGCGGCAGCTGGTCGGTGTGGCAGACCTTCCCGATCTTCAGCCAAGCCGGCGCGGCCGGGCGCATCGCGCTGGTCGAGGCCGGGGCCAAGCTGCTGAACGTCTCGCCAGCTGGCGGGACGGCGCGCGGCGGCATTGTCCATGTCGGCGGCAAGTCGATCTCCTATGGCGATATCGTCAAGCGCGGCGGCGTCGCGCGGACGTTCACGCCCGAGGAACTAGCCAAGCTGCCGATCAAGCCGGCGGGTGAGCGCAAGCTGATCGGCAAGCCCGGCAAGGCCCTGGACATCGTCGCCAAGACCAACGGCACGGCGGTCTATGGCATCGACGCCAAGGTTCCGGGCATGGTGTTCGCTCGGCCCAAGCTGCCGCCCACGCGCCATGGGGCCAAGGTGCTGTCGGTCGACGATGGCGCGGCCAAGGCGATCAAGGGCTATCTGCGCTGCCTGGTGATCGAGGACCCTTCCGACACCGTGCCTGGCTGGGTTCTGGTGATCGCGCAAAGCTATCCGGCCGCGCTGCGCGCTTCGGAAAAGGTCAAGGTGAAGTGGACCGCGGGGCCGGGCGCGACCGTGTCCGAAAAGGACCTGCAGGACCACGCCGCCAGCCTGATCGCCAAGCCCGATGGCGGCGCGCTGCTGGAGAACAAGACCGCCGACACCGCTCCGGCCTTCAAGGCCGCCAAGTCGGTGCTGGAGCAGACCTATACCGCCGCCACTGTGCTCCACTTCCAGCTCGAACCGCTGAACGCCCTGGCCTTCGAGAAGGACGGGGTGATGGAGATCCATACCGGCAACCAGTGGCAGAGTCTGATCCTGCCGACCCTGGCCAAGGCGCTGGCTCGGCCTGAGAACCATATCGTCATGCGCACCTACATGCTGGGCGGCGGTTTCGGGCGGCGGCTGAACGGCGACTACGCCGTACCGGCGGCCCTGGCGGCCAAGGCGTTGGGGCAGCCGGTGAAGCTGATCCTGACGCGCGAGGACGACGTGCGCTTCGACTCGGTGCGGTCGCCTTCGGTCCAGACGGTGCGCATGGCCTTCGATGGCGCGGGCGCCATCCTGGCCCATGAGCACCACGCCGCCGCCGGCTGGCCGACCCTGGCCAACGCGCCGGCTCTGATGCCCAAGGGCAAGAATGGCGTGGCCTATGACCCGTTCGCCATCTCGGGGGCCGATCATTGGTACGAGGTCGGCGCCCACAAGGTGCGGGCCATCAACAACGACCTGGCCAACGAGACCTTCCGTCCTGGCTGGCTGCGATCGGTCGGACCAGGGTGGACCAACTGGGCGGGCGAGAGCTTCATCGACGAGGCGGCTCACCACCTGAAGACCGACCCGGTCGCGCTGCGCCTGAAGCTGCTGACGGGCGCGGGCGCCAATGCCGGGAGCGACGCCAGCACGAAGGGCGGCGCCAAGCGCCAGGCCGAGGTGGTGCGTCGCGCGGCCGAAGCCGCCGGCTGGGGGCAGGCCCTGCCGAAGGACACCGGCCTGGGGCTGGCCACCAGCTTTGGTCAGGAACGCGACATGCCCACCTGGGTGGCGTGCGTGGCGCGTGTCCATGTGGATCGCGCCAGCGGCGTGGTCACGGTGCAGAAGCTGACGGTGGTCACCGACGCCGGAACCATCGTCGACCCCGATGGGGCGCGCGCCCAGACCGAAGGCGCGACCCTGTGGGGCCTGAGCATGGCCCTGCACGAGGGAACCGAGTTCGTGAACGGCGAGGTCAAGGACCTGAACCTCGACACCTATACGCCGCTACGGATCTCCGACACGCCGGAGCTGGACATCCAGTTCGTCGACAGCATCGAGGTTCCCGTGGGCCTGGGCGAGCCTGCGACGACCGTGGTGGCGCCGGCCGTCGCCAACGCGATCTTCCGCGCCGTCGGCGTGCGCCTGCGGCACATCCCGATCACCCCGGCCGACGTGCTGCGGGCGTTGTCGGCGAAGACCTGACGGCGCCGCGCGCCGACGGCGACTAGAGGCGGACGAACGGCGCCAGCAGCCGGCCGAGCTTTCCCGGCAGCACGATCTGGCCGTCCAGCGCCGCCACGCACAGGCAAGGCTCGGCGGACACGACGCGCGGCTGGTGCGTCACGTTGGGATCGGCCTCTTCGAAATCACCCGCGGAGAAGACGCCATCCTCGGTGGCATAGGCGCCGCTGATGACGCAGGTCAGTTCCAGACCGCCGTGCGTGTGGCGCGGCGTACATTGGCCTGGCGCTATCCGCAGAAGAATGACCCGGCAATCGCCGTCCCGCGGGCCGATCACGTCCCGAACATGGACACCGGGGCCCAGCCACCGCCAGCGGCCGAGCGGGAAATGGCGCAGCGGCGCCGGCAGCGAAGGATCCGCGCCGGCGGGAGGCGTCGGCGTCTCGGATGCCGAGGGCGCGTTCAGGCGCGCCAGCGTCGCGTCACGCGCGTCGGCGTCGAGCGCGACCGGATCGAGATTTTCCAGGACGTCGCCGCCGACCGCCCGCCCCAGATCCGTCCAGGCGCGCGTCTCAGGACGCAACGCCAGATGGGTGGCGACGACGACGGCTTCCGGGGGGCTCAGCGTGCCGGCCGCGAACGCCAGCAGGCGCTCTTCGCTGGGTTGGCGTCGAAGGCTCATGCCACGCCTCCAGACTCGCGCTCAATGAAGGCGCGAAGTTTCATCATTCCGAACCGGATGCGAGCCTTGATCGTTCCGAGCGGCACGCCCAGGGCCTGGGAGATCTGCATATGGGTCTGCTCTTGGAAGAAGGCCATTTCGATCGCCTGGGCCTGATCCGGGTTCAGGGACTTGATCGCGGCCCTGACGCGTTGGGCGTCCTGGGCGCCGCTCAGGATGACGTCGGGTTGGGGCGGATCCTCGGCGTCCGGCGCGAAGTCCTCGGCATAGACGGCGCGATCCGCCCGGCGCAGGCCGTCGATGCGCAGGTTACGCGCGATCGTGAAGATCCAGGCCGCCGCCGACGCGCGCGTGGGATCGAACAGGTGCGCCTTGCGCCAGACCGTCAACAGGGTCTCCTGCGCCAGCTCCTCGGCCGCGGAGGCCGGGGACCCGCTCCGGATCAGCAGCGCCTTCACGCGCGGGGCGTAGTGATCGAACAGGGCCGCGAACGCCTCGCGGTCGCCGTTCGCGGCGATCAGCGTGACACAGGTGTTGAAATCCCGTGGCGCGGTCACGGCGCGAAAGCCTCCAGGGCGATTGGGATCAAGCTGAGTCGCATGCATGGCCATGATACGGAACACATCGGCGATCGGATGCTGGCGCGCGCCAAAATCGCTTCAGGTCAGGCGGGGCCTCCCAAGGTCACGGCCTGGGCCGGCGGCGGTGGACGGCGGCGAAGGCCGATGCCGCGCGCCAGGATTCGCGCGGCTTCCCAGTGGATGCCCGCGATCACCTTGAGGCTCAGCAGCGGATGGCGCAGCCAGGCCTTCGCCAGTCCGCCGTCGGTCAGAGGCGCGCGCTGGCCTTCGAAGGTCGCGGTCAGGACCAGGTCCTCTCCCCGGCGGACCGAAATCCGGACCGCGACGGCCTCGCCAGGCGGCAGGACCTCGAAATCATAGACCAGGTCCATGTCCATGAACGGAGAGACGAAGAAGCGCTTCGGCACCGTCTGGCGCACCGGCGAGGTTTCCTCTTCGGGCGTCGCCGCAAGATAGCTGTGCCGCTGGCCAAAGGTGTTGCGCACCTCATAGAGGATCGCCGCCAGGGAGCCGTCGGCGCGGTGACAGAAGTACAGGCTGAGCGGATTGAAGCCGTAGCCGAGAATACGCGGCATGCAGAGCAGCCGCACCGGCCCGTCGGCGACGATGCCGGCGTCCGCCAACAGGCGATGGGCGTACGGCTTCAGCGCCATTCCTCCTCGATCGCCATGGTCGGCGGCACGAAAGGAGAGCAGGCCAAAGCGCCCCGATCCCAGGAGCCGCAACCGCGACAGCACATCGGGCAGCTCGTCCAGGTCCAGCAGCAGCATGAAAATGCGATAGCGCAGCCGGTGCGGCCTCGGGGAAAGCCGCCGGTGGGCGACGACGCCTTCGTAGATGGCCGATGCGGTCATGATCAGGCGGCCTCTTCGAATTCGGGCCCTCCGGCGTAGGGGATCCGGTCGTTCTGGCCGGCCACTTGCCAGGGACGACGGACGCCGCCGAGTTGCTCGGCGACGGCGAGGCCCGCCTGCAGGCCATCCTCGTGGAAGCCTGCACCGAAATAGGCGCCGCAGAACCAGGCGCGGCGCGCGCCCTGCAGCGTCCACAGGTCCTTCTGGGCCGTCAGGGCGGTGGCGTCGAAGTGCGGATGCTCGAAGGTCCGGGTCTGATGGACGAGGTCCTCGCGCGGCTCGAGGTGCGGGTTGAGCGTGACGAATAGCGGCGGCGTCTGACGCAGGCTCTGCAGGTGGTTCATCCAATAGCTGACGCATCCACTGGCCGGATCGTCCCGGCGTCCCAGATGGTTCCAGCTGGCCCAGGCCAGGCGGCGGCGTGGCATCAGCCGGCGGTCCTGATGCAGCACGACCTGGTTGGGCGTGTAGCGGAACGCTCCGAGTATCGCGCGCTCCCTCGCGTCCGCGTCGGTCAGCAGGCCAAGGGTGGTCGGCGCGTGGGTGGCGAACACCACGTGGTCGAACGCGGTCTCCCGGCCGTCGCGTTCGACGATCCGCACGCCATCATCGCCTCTCAGCACGGCCTCGATGCGGGCCGAAACCCTGACGCGCCCGCGGAACGCCGCGGCCAGGCCGTCCACGTAGCGGCGGCTGCCGCCGTCGACCGTTCGCCAGGTGCGCCGGCCCACGAACCTCAGCAGGTCATGGTTCTCGAAGAAACGGATGAAGGCCGCCGCCGGGTGCTCGCCAGCGCCCTCGATGCTGGCCGACCAGATC encodes:
- a CDS encoding (2Fe-2S)-binding protein translates to MTQFTINGKAVSIDADEDTPLLWVIRDDIGLTGTKFGCGIGMCGACTVHVGGRATRSCITPLSAVDGAEVTTIEGLDPAGQHPVQQAWLELQTPQCGYCQSGQIMQAAAMLKDFPKPSDQDIDATMSGNLCRCMTYARIRAAIKQAAAAMEVKS
- a CDS encoding xanthine dehydrogenase family protein molybdopterin-binding subunit, coding for MSRLLPKGELGVLSRRNFLIASTGAGLAFGFSALVEAAMDPAVPGGAPAAKAGPQFEPTLWFAIDGDGIVTVNIIRAEMGQHVGTALARILADELDVAWDKVRIVHVDTDPKWGLMVTGGSWSVWQTFPIFSQAGAAGRIALVEAGAKLLNVSPAGGTARGGIVHVGGKSISYGDIVKRGGVARTFTPEELAKLPIKPAGERKLIGKPGKALDIVAKTNGTAVYGIDAKVPGMVFARPKLPPTRHGAKVLSVDDGAAKAIKGYLRCLVIEDPSDTVPGWVLVIAQSYPAALRASEKVKVKWTAGPGATVSEKDLQDHAASLIAKPDGGALLENKTADTAPAFKAAKSVLEQTYTAATVLHFQLEPLNALAFEKDGVMEIHTGNQWQSLILPTLAKALARPENHIVMRTYMLGGGFGRRLNGDYAVPAALAAKALGQPVKLILTREDDVRFDSVRSPSVQTVRMAFDGAGAILAHEHHAAAGWPTLANAPALMPKGKNGVAYDPFAISGADHWYEVGAHKVRAINNDLANETFRPGWLRSVGPGWTNWAGESFIDEAAHHLKTDPVALRLKLLTGAGANAGSDASTKGGAKRQAEVVRRAAEAAGWGQALPKDTGLGLATSFGQERDMPTWVACVARVHVDRASGVVTVQKLTVVTDAGTIVDPDGARAQTEGATLWGLSMALHEGTEFVNGEVKDLNLDTYTPLRISDTPELDIQFVDSIEVPVGLGEPATTVVAPAVANAIFRAVGVRLRHIPITPADVLRALSAKT
- the chrR gene encoding cadmium/peroxide/UV radiation responsive anti-sigma factor ChrR, with the protein product MSLRRQPSEERLLAFAAGTLSPPEAVVVATHLALRPETRAWTDLGRAVGGDVLENLDPVALDADARDATLARLNAPSASETPTPPAGADPSLPAPLRHFPLGRWRWLGPGVHVRDVIGPRDGDCRVILLRIAPGQCTPRHTHGGLELTCVISGAYATEDGVFSAGDFEEADPNVTHQPRVVSAEPCLCVAALDGQIVLPGKLGRLLAPFVRL
- a CDS encoding sigma-70 family RNA polymerase sigma factor, whose product is MTAPRDFNTCVTLIAANGDREAFAALFDHYAPRVKALLIRSGSPASAAEELAQETLLTVWRKAHLFDPTRASAAAWIFTIARNLRIDGLRRADRAVYAEDFAPDAEDPPQPDVILSGAQDAQRVRAAIKSLNPDQAQAIEMAFFQEQTHMQISQALGVPLGTIKARIRFGMMKLRAFIERESGGVA
- a CDS encoding DUF1365 domain-containing protein; this encodes MTASAIYEGVVAHRRLSPRPHRLRYRIFMLLLDLDELPDVLSRLRLLGSGRFGLLSFRAADHGDRGGMALKPYAHRLLADAGIVADGPVRLLCMPRILGYGFNPLSLYFCHRADGSLAAILYEVRNTFGQRHSYLAATPEEETSPVRQTVPKRFFVSPFMDMDLVYDFEVLPPGEAVAVRISVRRGEDLVLTATFEGQRAPLTDGGLAKAWLRHPLLSLKVIAGIHWEAARILARGIGLRRRPPPPAQAVTLGGPA
- a CDS encoding NAD(P)/FAD-dependent oxidoreductase, yielding MQAAPYPFTPSPSQAAPSRIAVIGAGVSGLSCAWLLSQRHDVTLYEAADQLGGHAHTVEVPSPGGPISVDMGFIVYNEVNYPNLTALFRHLGTPTKPADMSLAISLDDGDLEYGSRSLASLFAQPSALLKPRFWSMLRDLNRFYRTAPGHLATLDPVVSLSEYLRQHAYGAALQQDHLLPMAAAIWSASIEGAGEHPAAAFIRFFENHDLLRFVGRRTWRTVDGGSRRYVDGLAAAFRGRVRVSARIEAVLRGDDGVRIVERDGRETAFDHVVFATHAPTTLGLLTDADARERAILGAFRYTPNQVVLHQDRRLMPRRRLAWASWNHLGRRDDPASGCVSYWMNHLQSLRQTPPLFVTLNPHLEPREDLVHQTRTFEHPHFDATALTAQKDLWTLQGARRAWFCGAYFGAGFHEDGLQAGLAVAEQLGGVRRPWQVAGQNDRIPYAGGPEFEEAA